A single window of Eucalyptus grandis isolate ANBG69807.140 chromosome 1, ASM1654582v1, whole genome shotgun sequence DNA harbors:
- the LOC104453546 gene encoding cationic peroxidase 1-like produces MDGSLLRLHFHDCFVNGCDASILLDDTMNFTGEKTADANDNSIHGYEVIDKIKSQLESSCPGVVSCADILAVAARDSVVALGGPSWTVLLGRRDSTTASLSAANSDLPASTLSLSDLITAFSNKGFTAKEMVALSGSHTIGQARCTTFRTRLYNESDINSMYATSLKANCQSSGGDNNLSPLDTMSPTYFDNAYFKNLQTQKGLLHSDQQLFSGGSTDAQVNMYSSNSATFMTDFANAMVKMGNLSPLTGSSGQIRKNCRKVN; encoded by the exons ATGGACGGGTCGCTGCTCCGCCTTCACTTCCACGATTGCTTCGTCAAT GGATGTGACGCGTCGATTTTGTTGGATGACACCATGAACTTCACCGGGGAGAAGACCGCCGACGCGAATGACAATTCCATACATGGATACGAGGTGATCGACAAAATCAAGTCCCAACTGGAGAGCAGCTGCCCTGGGGTCGTGTCCTGTGCTGACATCTTGGCCGTCGCCGCGCGTGATTCTGTTGTTGCC ttAGGTGGCCCAAGTTGGACAGTCTTATTAGGAAGAAGAGACTCGACCACCGCAAGCCTAAGTGCTGCTAATAGCGACCTTCCTGCCTCAACTTTGAGCCTTAGCGACCTCATCACCGCCTTCTCTAACAAAGGCTTCACTGCCAAAGAAATGGTGGCACTTTCAg GATCGCACACGATAGGTCAAGCCCGATGCACAACTTTCCGGACCCGACTTTATAATGAGAGCGACATCAACAGCATGTACGCAACGTCACTAAAAGCAAACTGCCAGAGCTCCGGAGGTGACAacaatctctctcctctcgacACCATGAGCCCGACATACTTTGACAACGCCTACTTCAAGAACTTGCAGACCCAAAAGGGGCTTCTTCACTCGGACCAGCAATTGTTCAGTGGTGGTTCCACGGACGCTCAAGTGAACATGTACAGTAGCAATTCGGCTACTTTCATGACAGATTTTGCTAACGCCATGGTGAAGATGGGTAACCTCAGCCCACTCACCGGCTCAAGCGGTCAGATTAGGAAGAACTGCAGGAAAGTCAACTGA